A portion of the Girardinichthys multiradiatus isolate DD_20200921_A chromosome 23, DD_fGirMul_XY1, whole genome shotgun sequence genome contains these proteins:
- the LOC124860058 gene encoding threonylcarbamoyl-AMP synthase-like, whose product MGPPLIKGKMNSEISPELPCPVASSRLSSSLLKIAGLLEEGGVCGIPTDTVYALAASCKNPQAIEKIYNIKDRPAEKPICICISSVEQLVAAKPPFSPLLWEFMRNVYPGGISCIVSKGNWLLQLGVGAAYDRVGTRDSIMIRVPDHTVTCHLCDITGPLAITSANPSGEPDSTHHSMVINRLGHKIQGVLCDGDSNEVVASTVVNCLRIDEGIISILREGCVPAAKVQQIFDRVKSTMPGRSALSVSL is encoded by the exons ATGGGGCCTCCCCTCATCAAG gGAAAAATGAATTCAGAAATATCCCCGGAGCTGCCCTGTCCGGTGGCTAGCTCTCGCCTCTCCAGCAGCCTCTTAAAAATTGCTGGGCTTCTGGAAGAGGGAGGAGTGTGTGGTATTCCCACTGACACTGTGTACGCTCTGGCTGCCTCCTGCAAGAATCCCCAGGCAATAGAGAAAATCTACAACATCAAA GACCGGCCAGCAGAGAAGCCTATATGCATTTGCATTTCTAGTGTAGAGCAGCTGGTAGCAGCCAAGCCTCCTTTCAGTCCTCTGCTGTGGGAGTTCATGAGGAATGTGTATCCAGGAGGCATCAGCTGCATCGTCAGCAAAGGAAACTGGCTGTTACAGCTTG gAGTGGGAGCAGCTTATGACCGTGTTGGCACCAGGGATAGCATCATGATCCGTGTCCCTGACCACACGGTGACCTGCCACTTATGTGACATCACTGGACCCCTCGCTATTACATCAGCCAACCCCAGTGGTGAACCAGACAGCACCCACCACAGCATGGTCATCAA TCGACTGGGGCACAAGATCCAGGGGGTTCTCTGTGATGGCGACTCAAATGAGGTTGTTGCTTCCACTGTGGTCAACTGTCTGAGGATTGATGAAG GCATCATCAGCATTCTCAGGGAAGGCTGTGTTCCTGCAGCAAAGGTTCAACAGATCTTTGACAGAGTAAAAAGCACTATGCCGGGAAGATCGGCTCTTTCAGTTTCTTTATGA